From Oenanthe melanoleuca isolate GR-GAL-2019-014 chromosome 18, OMel1.0, whole genome shotgun sequence, a single genomic window includes:
- the LOC130260670 gene encoding myosin-3-like translates to MSRDAGMEIFGEAAPYLRKSEKERIEAQNQPFDAKTYCFVADPEVEYTRGRIKAAQDGKITVETEDGRTVAVKPDDVYAMNPPKFDRVEDVAMLTHLHEPAVLYNLKDRYSSWMIYTYSGLFCVTVNPYKWLPVYNPEVVLAYRGKKRQEAPPHIFSISDNAYQFMLTDRENQSILITGESGAGKTVNTKRVIQYYATIAASGDPATQKESQSMLKDQILSANPLLEAFGNAKTVRNDNSSRFGKFIRIHFGTSGKLASGDIETYLLEKSRVTFQLKAERSYHIFYQILSNKKPELLEMLLVTANPYDYPFISQGQISVASIDDQEELVATDVAIDTLGFSPDEKMGIYKLTGAILHYGNMKFKQKPREEQAEPDGTEEADKAAYLMGLNSADLLKALCYPRVKVGNEYVLKGQTVDQVQQAVSAIAKSVYEKLFLWMVVRINQQLDTKLPRQHFIGVLDIAGFEIFEFNSFEQLCINFTNEKLQQFFNHHMFVLEQEEYKKEGIEWEFIDFGMDLAACIELIEKPMGIFSILEEECMFPKATDTSFKNKLYDQHLGKSSSFQKPKPGKCKVEAHFSLVHYAGTVDYNITGWLEKNKDPLNETVVGLYQKSSMKILCHLYANFASIDEAEGCGKKKGTKKKGSSFQTVSVLFRENLNKLMSNLRNTHPHFVRCIIPNETKTPGLMDHKLVLHQLRCNGVLEGIRICRKGFPNKIPYGDFKQRYHLLNTSVIPQGKFIDSRKACEKLLSSIEIDHTQYKFGHTKVFFKTGLLGVLEEMRDDCLGQLITRTQALCRGYLRRLELKIMFDHRESILCIQYNIRAFMKVKQWPWMKLYFKLKPLLKSVGTEKDLAMMKEEFERTKEELAKSEAMRTRLEEKMVALVQEKKDLHLQVQTENENLADAEERCDQLITVKFQLEARIKEVMEKLEDDEEMNADLAARKRKLEDEYSELKKDMDDLELTLVKAEKEKLVTENKVKNLTDVVTGLDETVAKLVKEKKALQEAQQQALDDLQIEEDKVNTLTKARIKLEQQVNHVEGSLELERKARVDLERAKRKLEGDLKLAQETIVEMESDKQHLDEKLRKKDLDINQMQNKIVEHRNSGIHLQKKIRELQAHAAELEEETMSEKATRAKAEKRCAELARELEEIRGSLEEAGGATTAQRELTKKREAEFQKMRRDLEEATLQHEATASALRKKHADSTAELGEQIDNLQRVKQKLEKEKSEMKMEIDDLAGRTEIITKSKAILEKKYRTVEDEMSEMKAKLEEHQRNVNKMVMQNTQLQAESGELSRKLKEKETVRLQLSRSQQALTEQVGELKRQLEEEIKAKNALAHALQSARHDCDLLREQYEEEQEAKGELQRALSKANSEVAQWRTKYETDAIQRTEELEEAKKKLSQHLQEAGQQADVLNSKCASLEKMKFKLQGEVEDLTLDIERANTLTAALDRKQQNFDKVMAEWKGKYEESQLEREALSKETGSLNTELFKVKNAYEETSDQLETIKRENSALQKEAADLTEQITANGKMIRDLEKAKNQAEIEKNGLQLALEEAEAALEHEEMKILGVNQELTQIKSEISRKFADKDEEINQLKKNHERIVETMQGVLDAEIESRTEALRLKKKMEGDLNEMEIQLSHANCQAAEAQKHLHSIQGALKDTQLHLDDALRTQDDLKEQVAMVERRANLLQAEVEELRAALEQTERSRKLAEQELLDAAERAQLLHTQNTSLFNTKKKLETDMAQLQAEIEDIINEAKSAEERAKKAMTDAARMAEELKKEQDTSAHLERMKKNLDQTVKGLQHRLDEAEQLALKGGKKQIQKLEARIRELEAELEEKHKQSSEAIKSLSKYERRYKELTFQYEEQKKNMIRLQDLADELQLKMKSYKRQAEEAGEQANTDLSKLKNALQKIGEALERADIAESQVSKLRAKAREDPATKAVLKTEK, encoded by the exons ACAGTTGCTGTCAAACCTGATGATGTGTATGCCATGAACCCGCCTAAGTTTGACAGAGTTGAGGATGTGGCCATGCTGACCCACCTGCATGAGCCTGCCGTCCTCTACAACCTCAAGGACCGCTACAGCTCCTGGATGATCTAT ACCTACTCGGGTCTCTTCTGCGTCACTGTCAACCCCTACAAGTGGCTGCCGGTGTACAACCCCGAGGTGGTGTTGGCCTACCGAGGCAAGAAGCGCCAGGAGGCCCCTCCACACATCTTCTCCATCTCTGACAACGCCTATCAGTTCATGCTGACTG ATCGTGAAAACCAGTCTATCCTGATCAC TGGAGAATCCGGTGCTGGGAAGACGGTGAACACCAAGCGCGTCATCCAGTACTACGCGACAATCGCCGCCAGCGGGGACCCGGCCACCCAGAAGGAGTCCCAG AGTATGCTCAAGGATCAAATCCTCAGTGCCAACCCATTGCTGGAGGCCTTTGGGAATGCCAAGACTGTTAGAAATGACAACTCTTCACGCTTT GGTAAATTCATTCGTATCCATTTTGGAACTTCTGGAAAACTGGCCTCCGGTGACATTGAGACCT ACTTGCTGGAAAAGTCAAGAGTCACTTTCCAGCTGAAAGCTGAGAGAAGCTACCATATCTTCTACCAGATCCTCTCCAATAAGAAGCCTGAACTGCTTG AGATGCTGCTTGTCACAGCCAACCCCTATGACTATCCCTTCATCAGCCAAGGGCAGATCTCTGTGGCCAGCATCGATGACCAGGAGGAGCTTGTTGCCACAGAT GTGGCCATTGACACTTTGGGCTTCAGCCCAGATGAGAAAATGGGGATTTACAAGCTGACGGGGGCAATCCTGCACTATGGGAACATGAAGTTCAAGCAGAAACCAcgtgaggagcaggcagagcctgaTGGCACAGAAG agGCTGACAAAGCAGCATATCTGATGGGCCTGAACTCAGCAGACTTGCTGAAAGCTCTGTGCTATCCTCGGGTGAAAGTGGGAAATGAATATGTCTTGAAGGGCCAAACAGTGGATCAG gtgcagcaggcagtgagTGCCATTGCCAAGTCTGTCTATGAGAAACTCTTCCTGTGGATGGTTGTTCGCATCAACCAGCAGCTGGACACGAAGCTGCCAAGACAGCACTTCATTGGGGTCTTAGACATTGCTGGCTTTGAGATTTTTGAG TTTAACAGCTTTGAGCAGCTGTGCATCAACTTCACCAATGAGAAACTGCAACAGTTCTTCAACCACCACATGTtcgtgctggagcaggaggagtaCAAGAAGGAAGGGATTGAATGGGAGTTCATTGACTTTGGCATGGACCTGGCTGCCTGCATTGAGCTCATTGAGAAG CCCATGGGCATCTTCTCCATCCTGGAAGAGGAGTGCATGTTCCCCAAGGCAACTGACACCTCTTTCAAGAACAAGCTCTATGACCAGCACCTGGGCAAGTCCAGCAGCTTCCAGAAGCCCAAGCCTGGCAAATGCAAGGTTGAGGCTCACTTCTCCCTGGTGCACTACGCTGGCACAGTGGACTACAACATCACTGGCTGGCTGGAGAAGAACAAGGACCCTCTGAATGAAACTGTTGTGGGGCTGTATCAGAAATCATCTATGAAAATTTTATGCCATCTTTATGCCAATTTTGCTTCCATAGATGAAG ctgaaggttgtgggaagaagaaaggaacCAAGAAGAAGGGCTCTTCCTTCCAAACTGTCTCTGTACTCTTTCGG GAAAATCTAAATAAGCTGATGTCTAACTTACGAAATACTCATCCTCACTTTGTGCGCTGCATCATTCCCAATGAAACAAAGACCCCAG GCCTGATGGATCACAAGCTTGTTCTGCACCAGCTGAGATGTAATGGTGTTCTGGAAGGCATTCGGATCTGCAGGAAAGGATTTCCTAACAAGATACCCTATGGGGATTTCAAACAAAG ATATCACCTTCTGAATACCAGTGTCATTCCACAAGGAAAGTTTATTGATAGCAGGAAGGCATGTGAAAAGTTGCTGTCTTCCATTGAGATAGATCATACTCAGTACAAATTTGGACACACTAAG GTGTTCTTCAAGACAGGTTTGCTGGGTGTCCTGGAAGAGATGAGAGATGACTGTTTAGGACAGCTGATCACACGGACCCAGGCTTTGTGCAGGGGATACCTCCGGAGACTTGAGTTGAAAATAATGTTTGACCACAG AGAGTCCATCCTCTGCATCCAGTACAACATCCGTGCTTTCATGAAGGTCAAGCAGTGGCCCTGGATGAAGCTGTACTTCAAGTTAAAACCCCTCTTAAAAAGTGTGGGAACAGAGAAAGACCTGGCCATGATGAAGGAAGAGTTTGAGAGAACAAAAGAAGAACTGGCTAAATCAGAAGCCATGAGGACCAGattggaagaaaaaatggtGGCTCTGGTGCAGGAGAAAAAGGACCTACACCTCCAAGTACAAACT gaaaatgaaaatttggcTGATGCTGAAGAAAGATGTGACCAGCTGATCACAGTAAAATTTCAGCTGGAAGCAAGAATAAAGGAAGTAATGGAAAAGCTGGAAGATGATGAGGAGATGAATGCTGATCTGGCAGCCAGAAAGAGGAAACTGGAGGATGAATACTCTGAGCTGAAGAAAGATATGGATGACCTTGAGTTAACATTGGTCAAggctgaaaaggaaaagcttgTCACTGAAAACAAG GTGAAAAATCTGACTGATGTAGTGACAGGTTTGGATGAGACTGTTGCAAAGTTAGTCAAGGAGAAGAAGGCCCTGCAAGAAGCCCAACAACAGGCACTGGATGACCTGCAAATAGAGGAGGACAAAGTTAATACCCTCACCAAAGCCAGGATCAAGCTGGAGCAGCAAGTGAACCAT GTTGAAGGATCTTTGGAACTTGAAAGAAAAGCGCGTGTGGACCTTGAACGAGCAAAGAGAAAGCTTGAGGGAGACTTGAAACTTGCACAGGAAACCATAGTAGAGATGGAGAGTGATAAACAACATTTAGATGAAAAATTAAGGaa GAAAGACTTGGATATTAATcagatgcaaaataaaattgtggAACACCGAAATTCAGGTATTCATCTGCAGAAGAAGATCAGAGAATTGCAG GCccatgctgcagagctggaagaggaaaCCATGAGTGAGAAAGCGACGCGGGCGAAAGCAGAGAAGCGTTGTGCTGAGCTGGCCCGGGAGCTTGAGGAAATCCGTGGGAGCCTTGAAGAGGCTGGAGGAGCCACCACTGCTCAAAGAGAGCTCACCAAGAAGCGTGAGGCAGAATTCCAGAAGATGCGCCGTGACCTGGAAGAGGCCACGCTGCAGCACGAAGCCACGGCTTCCGCCCTGCGCAAGAAGCACGCggacagcacagctgagctgggggagcagatcGACAACCTGCAACGCGTGAAgcagaagctggagaaggagaagagtgAGATGAAGATGGAGATTGATGACTTGGCTGGTCGTACAGAGATCATTACCAAGTCCAAG GctattctggaaaaaaagtaCCGCACTGTGGAAGATGAGATGAGTGAGATGAAAGCCAAACTTGAGGAGCACCAGAGGAATGTGAATAAGATGGTGATGCAAAAcacccagctccaggcagagtCTG GTGAACTAAGCCGTAAActcaaagagaaagaaaccGTAAGGTTGCAGCTGTCCAGAAGCCAGCAGGCACTTACAGAGCAGGTGGGAGAGCTCAAGAGGCAGCTGGAGGAAGAGATCAAG GCCAAGAACGCCCTGGCCCACGCCCTGCAGTCCGCTCGCCACGACTGTGACTTGCTCCGGGAACAAtatgaggaggagcaggaggccaAGGGGGAGCTGCAGCGAGCCCTGTCCAAGGCCAACAGTGAAGTGGCCCAGTGGAGAACCAAATACGAGACGGACGCGATTCAGCGCACGGAGGAGCTTGAGGAGGCCAA GAAAAAGCTCTCTCAGCATCTCCAGgaagcagggcagcaggcagaTGTGCTGAATTCCAAGTGTGCCTCCTTGGAGAAGATGAAGTTTAAGCTGCAGGGGGAAGTGGAGGATCTGACACTGGACATAGAGAGAGCAAACACATTAACAGCTGCCCTTGACAGGAAACAGCAGAACTTTGATAAG GTCATGGCAGAGTGGAAGGGGAAGTATGAGGAGAGCCAGCTGGAGCGGGAAGCTCTCTCTAAAGAAACAGGCTCACTGAACACAGAgcttttcaaagtgaaaaatgcCTATGAGGAAACCTCAGATCAGCTTGAAACAATCAAACGGGAGAACTCTGCTCTCCAGA AGGAAGCAGCTGATCTCACAGAGCAAATTACTGCAAATGGCAAAATGATCAGAGACCTTGAGAAAGCCAAAAATCaagctgaaatagaaaaaaatggtCTGCAGTTAGCTCTGGAGGAGGCAGAG gcagCTCTTGAgcatgaagaaatgaaaatccTTGGTGTTAACCAAGAGCTGACTCAGATAAAGTCAGAAATCAGCAGAAAATTTGCTGACAAGGATGAGGAGATCAACCAGCTAAAAAAGAACCATGAAAGGATTGTGGAGACAATGCAGGGTGTTTTGGATGCTGAGATTGAGAGCAGGACTGAAGCCCTGAGGCTGAAGAAGAAGATGGAGGGAGACCTGAATGAAATGGAGATCCAGCTGAGCCATGCCAactgccaggctgcagaggcacagaaacACCTGCACAGCATCCAGGGAGCTCTCAAG GACACTCAGCTGCACTTGGATGATGCTCTCAGGACACAGGATGACCTGAAGGAGCAGGTGGCCATGGTGGAGCGCAGAGCaaacctgctgcaggctgaagTTGAGGAGCTCCGGGCAGCGCTGGAGCAGACAGAGCGGTCGAGGAAactggctgagcaggagcttCTGGATGCTGCTGAACGTGCACAGCTCCTCCACACCCAG AACACCAGCCTTTTTAATACAAAGAAGAAGCTTGAAACTGACATGGCACAACTCCAAGCAGAGATAGAAGATATTATTAATGAAGCAAAAAGTGCTGAAGAAAGAGCTAAGAAGGCAATGACAGAT GCAGCCAGGATGGCAgaagagctgaagaaggagcaggaCACCAGTGCCCACCTGGAGAGGATGAAGAAGAACCTGGACCAGACAGTGAAGGGCCTGCAGCACCGTCTGGATGAGGCTGAGCAGCTGGCActgaagggagggaagaagcAGATCCAGAAGCTGGAGGCCAGG ATCCGAGAATTAGAAGCtgaactggaagaaaaacataaacaaTCCTCAGAGGCCATTAAAAGCCTCTCCAAATATGAACGGCGTTACAAAGAGCTCACTTTTCAG TATGAAGAGCAAAAGAAGAACATGATTAGGTTACAAGATCTGGCAGATGAActgcagctgaaaatgaaatCCTACAAAAGACAAGCTGAGGAAGCT GGTGAGCAAGCCAATACTGATCTCTCCAAACTGAAAAATGCACTGCAGAAGATAGGTGAGGCCCTGGAAAGGGCAGATATTGCTGAGAGCCAAGTAAGCAAACTCAGAGCTAAGGCTCGAGAAGACCCTGCTACGAAG GCAGtgttaaaaactgaaaaatga